The following are from one region of the Accipiter gentilis unplaced genomic scaffold, bAccGen1.1, whole genome shotgun sequence genome:
- the LOC126036823 gene encoding olfactory receptor 14C36-like codes for MSNHSSITEFLLLAFADTRELQLLHFWLFLGIYLAALLANSLIITAVACDHRLHAPMYFFLLNLSLLDLGSISITVPKAMANSLWDTRAISYAGCAAQVFFVFFLFGAEYFLLTVMAYDRYIAICTPLHYGTLLGSRACVHMAAAAWGSGFLHAVLHTANTFSVPLCQGNAVDQFFCEIPQILKLACSDAYLREVGVLVVAVCFGFGCFVFIVLSYVQIFRAVLRIPSKQGRHKAFSMCLPHLAVVSLFMSTVMTAYLKPPSISSPSLDLLVAVLYSVVPPAVNPFLYSIRNKELQHALKKLIQSVIFQKQ; via the coding sequence ATGTCCAACCACAGCTCCATCACTGAGTTCCttctcctggcatttgcagacacacgggagctgcagctcttgcacttctggctcttcctgggcatctacctggctgccctcctggccaACAGCCTCATCATCACCGCtgtagcctgtgaccaccgccttCATgcacccatgtacttcttcctcctcaacctctccctccttgacctgggctccatctccatcactgtccccaaagccatggccaactccctctgggacaccagggccatctcctatgcaggatgtgctgcacaggtcttcTTTGTATTCTTCTTGTTTGgtgcagagtattttcttctcacagtcatggcctatgaccgctacATTGCCATCTGCacacccctgcactacgggaccctcctgggcagcagagcttgtgtccacatggcagcagctgcctggggcagtgggtttctccatgctgtgctgcacactgccaatacattttcagtacccctctgccaaggcaatgctgtggaccagttcttctgtgaaatcccccagatcctcaagcttgcctgctcagatgcctacctcagggaagttggggtacttgtagttgctgtctgttttggatttgggtgttttgttttcattgtgctgtcctatgtgcagatcttcagggccgtgctgaggatcccctctaagcagggacggcacaaagccttttccatgtGTCTCCCTCATCTCgctgtggtctccttgtttaTGAGCACTGTCATGactgcctacctgaagcccccctccatctcctccccatccctggacctgctggtagcagttctgtactcagtggtgcctccagcagTGAATCCCTTCCTCTACAGCATTAGGAACAAGGAGCTCCAACATGCACTGAAGAAGCTGATTCAATCAGTAATCTTTCAGAAGCAATAA